Within the Novosphingobium pentaromativorans US6-1 genome, the region GTATCTTCTGCAGTCAGCCTTCGAGGGTCTGGACGAGACCGGCTGGATGAAACTCTCGCGCAATTGGGCGTGGTTCTTCCTGTTCCTGGCCGTCCTCAACACCGCGCTCGTCTATGCCAAGCACATCGGGGTCATTACTTTCGATACGTGGCTGCAGGCCAAGCTCTGGGGTTTCACGGTGATTTCCTTCCTCTTTACCTTCTCGCAGCTGCCCATGGTGCTCAGGCACGGCATGGGCGAAACTGCGAAGGAAGAGCTGATCGAGAATCCCCCGCACGACTGAGCCTGCGGGAAGGTCCTCCTCCCCATCCCATGATTTCATGTGACAAGTCGTGCCGGAATCGCGATAGTGCGTTGCCGGTCGCTGACTAACGCCAACAGCAGGGGGGCCGGCGCAAGAACATAAAGGGGGATGCAATGGCGAAACTGTTCGGAAACCTGAATCTCGTCCTGGGTGTAGGTATCGCGCTCGCGATCCTGATCATGCTGGCCTTCGCGCCATACTCACCGGTCAATCTCAATTCGGTCTTCCGCTGGCTCCACGTCTTTTTCGGGATCCTGTGGATCGGCCTGCTCTACTATCTCAACTTCGTGCAAGTGCCGCTGATGCCGTCGATCCCGGCGGAGCAGAAAGGCGCGGTCACCGGGCACATCGCGCCCAAGGTGCTATTCTACTTCCGCTATGCGGCGCTGTTCACGGTCATCACCGGGCTCGTCGTCGCGTGGGCCAGCGGCTACCTCGTCCAGGCGCTCAGCTTCGCGGGCGTTGGAGCCGTCGCGCTGATCGGCGTGGGCATGTGGATGGCCCTCGTCATGGCCTTCAACGTCTGGTTCATCATCTGGCCCGCCCAGAAGAAGATCCTGGGCATCGTCGAAGCCAGCGCCGAGGAGAAAGCCGCCGCCGCGCCGCGCGCGCTGATTGCCAGCCGTCTCAACACGCTGCTGTCGATTCCGATGATCTACTGCATGGTCAGCGCCAACCTCGGCTGATCGGTCACCGGAAACGCAAAGGGCGGGCCTGCCTTCGCAGCAGGTCCGCCCTTTTTGCTGTCCTCTCAAGAGGGAAGACGGACTGCGCGATCAGATCTCGAGCTGGCTGCCCAGTTCGACGACGCGGTTGGTCGGCAGGCGGAAGAACTCCATCGCACTGGCCGCATTGCGCATCATCCAGGCAAAGAGCTTTTCGCGCCAGATTGCCATGCCCGGCTTGGCCGCCGGAAGCAGCGTCTGACGGGAGAGGAAGAAGCTGGTCTTCATCATCTCGAACGGAGCGCCGCAGATCTGGGTATTGGCCAGCGCTACGGGGATATCGGTCTCTTCCATGAAGCCATAGCGCAGCGTCAGGCGATAGAAGCCCTGCCCGAGGTCCGAAACCTCGTAGCGCTCGCTTGCCTCGACATAGGGGACATCGGCCACTTCGACGGTCAGCACGACAACGCGCTCATGCAGCACCTTGTTGTGCTTGATGTTGTGCAGCAGCGCCGAAGGCACGCCGACATTGCTCGATGCCATGAAGATCGCCGTACCCGGTACGCGCGCGGCGCTGCCGTGCGCGCTCTTGGCGAAGACGTTGAGCGGCAAGGCGGCCTCGGTCATGCGCAGGCGCATGAGGCGGCGGCCCTTGTTCCAGGTCGTCAGCAGCGTGAAGGCAATACCGCCGATCAGCAGCGGGAACCAGCCACCGTCCGCGATCTTGGTCGCGTTCGCAGCGAAGTAGGCACCGTCCACGATAAAGAACGTCACGATGACCGGGATCGCCAGCCACAGCTTCCAGCGCCACAGCACGATCAGCAGAACGGTCATCAGGCAGGTGTCGATGAGCATCGCACCGGTAACCGCGATACCGTAGGCCGAAGCGAGGTTCGACGAGTTCTGGAAGACGAGGACCAGCACGATCACGCCGGTCATCAGCGCCCAGTTCACGAAGGGAATGTAGATCTGGCCGACTTCGTGCTCGCTGGTGTGACGGGTCGAGAGGCGCGGGATGAAGCCAAGCTGCATCGCCTGGTGGGTGATCGAGAACGCACCCGAGATCACCGCCTGGCTGGCGATGAACGTCGCGCAGGTGGCCAGGATGACGAGCGGCAGGCGCAGGTATTCCGGCGCGAGGTTGAAGAACGGGTTCTCCATCGCCTCTGCCGCCGAAGCATCGTCCAGGCCGAGAATCATCGCCGCCTGGCCGAAGTAGTTGATCAGCAGGCAGGGCATGACGAAGCCGAACCACGACATGCGCATCGGGCCGCGCCCGAAGTGGCCCATGTCCGAATAGAGCGCTTCCGCGCCGGTCACGGCCAGCACGACCGAGCCGAGAGCCAGGAAGCCGAGCATCTTGTCGGTCAGGAAGAACTGGATCGCGTACCACGGGTTCAGCGCGACGAGCACGCCGGGCATCTGCACGAGGTGATAGATGCCCAGGATCGCCAGGACCGAGAAATAGATCACCATGACGGGCGCGAAGAGCGCTCCCACCTTGGCCGTCCCGCTTTTCTGCAAAACGAACAGGCCAATCAGCAGGACCAGCGCAATCGGCAGGACGAGCGGCGCCAGGCGCGATTCGACGACTGTCAGGCCTTCGACCGCCGAGAGCACCGAAACCGCCGGGGTAATCATCGAGTCGCCATAGAACAGCGAGGTCGCAAAGACGCCCAGCAGCACGACTAACCCGCCGTAGCGAGATTTCTTGATGTGGCCGGAGATCAAAGCAACAAGGGCAAGGCTGCCGCCCTGCCCCTTGTTGTCCGCGCGCATCAGGATACCCACGTACTGGATCGAGACGACCAGCGTCATCGACCAGAAGATCAGGCTGACGACGCCCAGAATGTGCAATTCGTCGATGGCCAGCGGGTGCGGGCCGACGAACGTTTCACGAAAGGCGTAGATCGGGCTGGTACCGATGTCTCCAAAAACGACGCCGATCGCCCCGAAGGCGAGCTTGGCGACGTTGTTGGAACCATGACCATGGCCCCCGGGGACTGGATGCGCGGAAGATATCGCCGGATTGATTACCGACGGGGTTTCAGCACCACGACCCGATTGTTCATCACTCATTCCTGCGCCCCGTCATGGACTGGATAAGCCATCTCGCAGCTGCGGCAAGGGGTGGCCGTTAGCAGCATGCAGAGACCCAAGCAACGATAGTTAAATCAGGCTCAGGGGGTTGACTGACCCGAAGAGGGACCTTGCCCACCCGATTGTCCGGCAAGGAACGCCTCCAGCTTGGACAGCTGATCCGCCAGAGGCGCGCGCCAGGGAGCATCCTCGGGCGCGCGTTCGAGCAGGTCGGACCACAGCTGGCGAGCCTCGGCGTAGCGACCCGACTGGGCAAAAGCGAGGCCCAGGAAGAACGGCGGGCCCGGCGCATCCGGGTCCGACAGGGCCGCCTTGCGGAAGGCATAGAGCGCCGCGGGCGTCAGCAGCCCATCGGCATGGGAGACCAGCGCGTTGCCCATCGCCAGCCATGCCTCGGTGTTCTTGGGATCGGCGTTAACCGCACCGCGCAGAACCTCGGCAGCATCGCCGTAACGGCCGTTTCGCGCCAGTCCGTCGGCAATCACGACCCAGCGATCGCTCGGCGGCAGGCTGCTGTCGCTGACCTTTCCGCGCGCATCGACCATCGCCGCTGCGTCCTTGGAGACCTGCTCAGACGCCGCCTTGGGCGCAGCGGGCAGCCCCGGGCTTGCCTGCGAAGCGTAACCGGCAATGCCCAGGACGAGCGCGGCGGCGATCGCTTCCCAGCCGCTGCGCGGCGCCTTGAGGACAAAGGCAATGCCTATGAAGGCGACCACCGCCAGAACGACGACGAGGACCCAGGTCATTGTTCCCCTCCCCTGCGAAAGCGCCGGCGCAGCAACAGCACGGCCAGCAGGATGAGAAAGGCAGGCACAGCAAAAAGCGGCCAGGTGAGGCTGGTCAATTGCGGGGCGTAGCTGACGTAATCGCCGTAACGTTCGATCAGCCAGCCGCGAATCGCCTCGGGATCTTCGCCTGCAGCGATCCGTTCCCGCACGAGCGAGCGCATCGAACCGGCAATCGGCGCATCCGAATCGGCAATGGACTGTCCCTGGCACTGCAGGCAGCGCAGCGTCTCCATCAGCGCCTGCGCCTTCTCCTCCTTCGCCGGGTCTTCCAGCTGGCGATAGGCATAAGGCGCGGTGGACTGCTCTTCCTGCGCCACGGCCGGCCCAGCGCACAGCAGGCCCAGAGCGGCCACGATCAGCGCGAACAGGCGGTGGGGCAGGCGAAGACAGACTGGCAGGCGGCTCACTGCGCGGCCTCCTTCAGCTTGTCGAGAATCATCGGGACATGTTCGGGACGGATTTCGCCGATGTGCTGGTAGCGAATCACGCCCTTGCCATCGATCACGTAAGTCTCCGGCACGCCAGAGGAGCCGAGCGCGAGCTGGACCTTGCCGTCATCATCGGCACCGATTCGCTGGAACGGATCGCCATGTTCGGCAAGGAAGCCCTGCAGCGCCTCGGTCGTGTCACGCACGGAGATGCCTTCGATCGGGACCCCGGCCCTGGCCAGTGCCGCCAGTTGCGGTGCCTCGACGCGGCAAGGCAGGCACCAGCTGGCAAAGATGTTCAGGAGGTGCGGCGAACCATTGGCGAATTGCCGGCTGTTGAGCCCGGGACGACCGGGCAATGCCGGCGGAAGCTGGAACTCGGGCATGGGCTTGCCAACCAGTGTGCTGGCCACGTTGCGGTCCGCCGGACGATAGAGCCCGATCATGACGAGCGCGACGAAGGCCACGAACAGCACCAGGGGCAGCCAGATCGCCCACTTGGGGGCCTTGGGAGGCGTTGGCTCGCTCATCGGCACTGACTCTCGCGCCTGTCGGCAATCTTGTCACGCGCGATGAGGCGGCGCAGGTCGCTCTTCACGCGGCCGATCAGGGCCAGCACACCGCCCAGGGCAATCAGCAGACCCCCCAGCCAGATCAGCGTGACAAAGGGTTTCCACCACAGGCGAAGCTGCCAGCGACCGTCTTCCGCTTCCCCGCCCAGAACCGAGTAAAGCTGCCCGTTCCAGCGCGTCAGCAGCGAAGATTCGCTGGTCTGCTGCGGGGGCGCCCAAAAGCTGCGCGACTGCGGCCGGGCGATGACCGGGGCCGAATCCTTGTACCGCACCTTCAGTTCCGCCTCGAGCGCGGTCCAGTTGGGGCCGGCCACCGGTTCGACCCGTTCGAGGCGGACAAGCCACGGACCGACCTGCGTCGTCTCGCCGGGCCTCACCGCAACCAGCTTCTCGACCGAGAAGGCGCTCTCGCTGCTCATGCCGAACAGCGCCACGGCAATACCGAAGTGTGCGATCACCATACCCCACACAGGCAGCGGCGTGCGGCGCAGGTTGCGTTCGCGCAGCGGCATCAGGCTTGCCCAGGCAAGCCCTGCGGCCAGCGCCAGGCCGATGAACGGCAGGAATGCGACGCCGCCGATGACCAGCAGCGCAATCACGCCTGCCGCAACCAGCATGGCGGGGATCACCAACCGCTTGCCGACCCGGGAGAAGGCATCGCGCCGCCAGCGCAGCAGCGGACCGACCGCCAGGACCATCAGCATCGGCACGGCGAACAGGGCGCTCATCGGGTTGAAGTACGGCGGCCCCACCGAGACCTTTGCGCCCATGGCCTCGGCCACCAGCGGATAGAGTGTCCCGAACAGGACGATGCCGAGAATCGCCGAAAGCATCACGTTATTGAACACCAGCGCGCCCTCGCGGCTGACGACGGCGAAGCGTTCGCCCTCGGTCACGGTTGCTGCGCGCAAGGCGAAAAGCGTGAGCGCCCCGCCAATGTTGATCGCCAGAAGCGCGAGGATGAATGTCCCGCGCTCGGGGTCGACGGCAAAGGCATGGACGCTGGTGAGAATGCCCGAGCGCACCAGGAAGGTGCCGATCATCGACATCGAGAAAGCCACGACGCCCAGCATGATCGTCCAGGCGCGCAAGGCATTGCGCGCGGCGAGAACGCTGGCCGAATGCAGCAGCGCGGTCGCCGCCAGCCAGGGCATGAGCGAGGCGTTCTCGACCGGATCCCAGAACCACCAGCCGCCCCAGCCCAGTTCGTAATAGGCCCAGTAGGAACCGGCGGTGATACCCACCGTCAGGAAAATCCAGGCACCCATCACCCATGGGCGCATGGCGCGGGCGAAGGCCGGCCCGACCTCACGCGTGACCAACGCGCCGATTGCGAAGCTGAAGGCCACCGAAAGGCCGACATAGCCGAGGTAGAGCGTGGGCGGGTGGAACGCGAGGCCAAGGTCCTGCAGCAGCGGATTGAGGCCGTTGCCCTCCGCCGGAACCGGCGAGAGGCGTTCGAACGGGTTCGAGGCGATCAGCAGGAAGGCATAGAAGCCGAGGCTGACGAAGGCCTGTCCGGCCAGCGTTGCCAGCATCGTCGGCTCGGGCAGGCGCCTCTCGATCAACGCAACGAAACCGCCCGCCATGCCCATGACGGTGACCCACAGGAGCATCGAACCCTCGTGGTTGCCCCAGGCACCGGCGATCTTGAAGACCAGCGGCTTCATCGAATGCGAGTTCATCGCCACCAGCTTCACCGACAGGTCGGTGACGGCAAAGACGTAGATCAGGCACAGGAACGAGACGAGCGCGAGCAGCCCCTGCACGACCGCGACCGGGCGCACGACGCCGCCCAGCGCTTCGCCGCGCCGGGTCAGGCCAAGCGCACCGGCAACGAGCTGCAGCGCGGCGAGCGCGGCGGCAAGCCAGAGCGCTGCGAGTCCGAATTCCGCGATCACTGCGTTTCCGCCACGATCTTGTCGGCCTGCGCTGCAGTCATCTCCTGCATCTCGCGCGGGACGTAGTTCTCGTCATGCTTGGCCAGCAGGTTGTCGGCAATGAAAGTCCCGTCCTTGCCCATCCGGCCTTCGGCGACGACACCCGACCCTTCGACGAAGAGCGAGGGGACGATGCCCTTGAAAGTCACCGGCACGCGCGCCTTCCCATCCTCGACGACAAAGGCGATGGTCACACCGTCGCCCTCGGTCTTGAGCGAGCCCTTCTCGACCATGCCGCCAAGGCGCACGGCGCGGTCGGGCGCTGGCGGACTGGCGACAATCTCGTTCGGGACATAGAAATAGCTCGCCTGATTGCGCAGCGCCCAGGCCGCGAGCAGGCCAGCGCCAATCAGCACGACCAGCGCGAGGACGAGGAGGACCAGCCTCTGGTGTTTCGCTTTCACGGCCATCAGCGCTGCCCCCGCGCCTTGTCGCGGCGGGCCTCGGCCCGCTTCATCGAGATCAGCGACCAGGCAATCATCGCAAGCGTCGCCCCGACGCCCACGGCGTAGGACGCGATCACGAAAGTCCAGGCATCCATTGCCTCGCGCATCAGATAATTGCCTCGCTCATCCCGTAAATGCCGTTTGTCTTTATCAGAATGCCGCTTCGCTCATCGCCTTGCGGCGCAAGCGGGCCTCTGCCTGCTGGTCGGCGAGAATGGCCCGCATCCGGGCCAGCACGACGCCGGCAAATATCAATGTGAAACCCAGGGTAGCGGCCAGCAACGGCCACAGGAAGGCCCCGTCCATCGCCGACTTGCCCATGGTGATGCTCGGCGGTTGGTGCTGGCTGTTCCACCAGATCACCGAATAATGGATGATCGGAATGTTCACCGCCCCGACCAGCCCGAAGATCGCCGGTGCCCGGGTATGCCCGCCGGCGCTGGCCTCGCTTGCCTGCGACAGCGCCATCCAGCCGAAATAAAGAAACAGCAGCACCAGCATGCTGGTCAACCGACCGTCCCAAACCCACCATGTCCCCCAGGCCGGACGCCCCCACAGAGAACCGGTTATCAGGCAAACCGCGGTAAAGACCGCACCTGGCACCGCGCAGCCGCGCGCGGCGATCCCGGCGAGCGGATGACGCCAGACCAGTTCGCTAAAGCTGGCCGCGGCAATGCCCATCCAGCCTGCCATGCCCAGCCAGGCAGCGGGAACGTGAAGGAAGACGATGCGCACGGTCTCGCCCTGCAGGCGCTCCGGCGGGGCGCGGAACAGCCCCCAGTAAAGCGCGACCGTCGCGATGACGACTCCGACGCCCATGCAGAGCGGCATCAGCCAGCGGGCGATGCGCAGAAAACGGGCAGGATTGGCAAAGCCGTGCATGACAGGCGCGTTCTATCGACAGACGCGCGCGGGGCAAGTGGACTTAGGGTCCACGCTGCAGATTTTCACCCGCATAGTGCCAAACCGCTCAGGCAAAGGAAGAAAATGGGGCGATCGATGGGGTTCGAACCCACGACCTCCGGTACCACAAACCGGCGCTCTAACCAACTGAGCTACGATCGCCACACCGGGACAGGGGCAATGACGCCTGTCTCCGGAAAGCCGCCCGGAACGCTGCAAGCAGCGATCAGTGCGGGAGCGCGCCTTTGCACAAGGGAGGCGATCTTGCAAAGCAAAAATTCGGATCGATGCAAGACTCCTGCAATTTTCCCGCGACAAACGTGCCGCTAGTGTCCGCCCCATGACGGCTCCAGGCGAATCATCCGGCGCTGCCCTCTTACGTACGGGCATGCAACGCTTCCCTTCCTCGCGGCTCGAACTCTT harbors:
- a CDS encoding urate hydroxylase PuuD — its product is MAKLFGNLNLVLGVGIALAILIMLAFAPYSPVNLNSVFRWLHVFFGILWIGLLYYLNFVQVPLMPSIPAEQKGAVTGHIAPKVLFYFRYAALFTVITGLVVAWASGYLVQALSFAGVGAVALIGVGMWMALVMAFNVWFIIWPAQKKILGIVEASAEEKAAAAPRALIASRLNTLLSIPMIYCMVSANLG
- a CDS encoding potassium transporter Kup, translated to MSDEQSGRGAETPSVINPAISSAHPVPGGHGHGSNNVAKLAFGAIGVVFGDIGTSPIYAFRETFVGPHPLAIDELHILGVVSLIFWSMTLVVSIQYVGILMRADNKGQGGSLALVALISGHIKKSRYGGLVVLLGVFATSLFYGDSMITPAVSVLSAVEGLTVVESRLAPLVLPIALVLLIGLFVLQKSGTAKVGALFAPVMVIYFSVLAILGIYHLVQMPGVLVALNPWYAIQFFLTDKMLGFLALGSVVLAVTGAEALYSDMGHFGRGPMRMSWFGFVMPCLLINYFGQAAMILGLDDASAAEAMENPFFNLAPEYLRLPLVILATCATFIASQAVISGAFSITHQAMQLGFIPRLSTRHTSEHEVGQIYIPFVNWALMTGVIVLVLVFQNSSNLASAYGIAVTGAMLIDTCLMTVLLIVLWRWKLWLAIPVIVTFFIVDGAYFAANATKIADGGWFPLLIGGIAFTLLTTWNKGRRLMRLRMTEAALPLNVFAKSAHGSAARVPGTAIFMASSNVGVPSALLHNIKHNKVLHERVVVLTVEVADVPYVEASERYEVSDLGQGFYRLTLRYGFMEETDIPVALANTQICGAPFEMMKTSFFLSRQTLLPAAKPGMAIWREKLFAWMMRNAASAMEFFRLPTNRVVELGSQLEI
- a CDS encoding tetratricopeptide repeat protein encodes the protein MTWVLVVVLAVVAFIGIAFVLKAPRSGWEAIAAALVLGIAGYASQASPGLPAAPKAASEQVSKDAAAMVDARGKVSDSSLPPSDRWVVIADGLARNGRYGDAAEVLRGAVNADPKNTEAWLAMGNALVSHADGLLTPAALYAFRKAALSDPDAPGPPFFLGLAFAQSGRYAEARQLWSDLLERAPEDAPWRAPLADQLSKLEAFLAGQSGGQGPSSGQSTP
- a CDS encoding cytochrome c-type biogenesis protein; its protein translation is MSRLPVCLRLPHRLFALIVAALGLLCAGPAVAQEEQSTAPYAYRQLEDPAKEEKAQALMETLRCLQCQGQSIADSDAPIAGSMRSLVRERIAAGEDPEAIRGWLIERYGDYVSYAPQLTSLTWPLFAVPAFLILLAVLLLRRRFRRGGEQ
- a CDS encoding DsbE family thiol:disulfide interchange protein, which gives rise to MSEPTPPKAPKWAIWLPLVLFVAFVALVMIGLYRPADRNVASTLVGKPMPEFQLPPALPGRPGLNSRQFANGSPHLLNIFASWCLPCRVEAPQLAALARAGVPIEGISVRDTTEALQGFLAEHGDPFQRIGADDDGKVQLALGSSGVPETYVIDGKGVIRYQHIGEIRPEHVPMILDKLKEAAQ
- a CDS encoding heme lyase CcmF/NrfE family subunit, translated to MIAEFGLAALWLAAALAALQLVAGALGLTRRGEALGGVVRPVAVVQGLLALVSFLCLIYVFAVTDLSVKLVAMNSHSMKPLVFKIAGAWGNHEGSMLLWVTVMGMAGGFVALIERRLPEPTMLATLAGQAFVSLGFYAFLLIASNPFERLSPVPAEGNGLNPLLQDLGLAFHPPTLYLGYVGLSVAFSFAIGALVTREVGPAFARAMRPWVMGAWIFLTVGITAGSYWAYYELGWGGWWFWDPVENASLMPWLAATALLHSASVLAARNALRAWTIMLGVVAFSMSMIGTFLVRSGILTSVHAFAVDPERGTFILALLAINIGGALTLFALRAATVTEGERFAVVSREGALVFNNVMLSAILGIVLFGTLYPLVAEAMGAKVSVGPPYFNPMSALFAVPMLMVLAVGPLLRWRRDAFSRVGKRLVIPAMLVAAGVIALLVIGGVAFLPFIGLALAAGLAWASLMPLRERNLRRTPLPVWGMVIAHFGIAVALFGMSSESAFSVEKLVAVRPGETTQVGPWLVRLERVEPVAGPNWTALEAELKVRYKDSAPVIARPQSRSFWAPPQQTSESSLLTRWNGQLYSVLGGEAEDGRWQLRLWWKPFVTLIWLGGLLIALGGVLALIGRVKSDLRRLIARDKIADRRESQCR
- the ccmE gene encoding cytochrome c maturation protein CcmE → MAVKAKHQRLVLLVLALVVLIGAGLLAAWALRNQASYFYVPNEIVASPPAPDRAVRLGGMVEKGSLKTEGDGVTIAFVVEDGKARVPVTFKGIVPSLFVEGSGVVAEGRMGKDGTFIADNLLAKHDENYVPREMQEMTAAQADKIVAETQ
- the ccmC gene encoding heme ABC transporter permease CcmC: MHGFANPARFLRIARWLMPLCMGVGVVIATVALYWGLFRAPPERLQGETVRIVFLHVPAAWLGMAGWMGIAAASFSELVWRHPLAGIAARGCAVPGAVFTAVCLITGSLWGRPAWGTWWVWDGRLTSMLVLLFLYFGWMALSQASEASAGGHTRAPAIFGLVGAVNIPIIHYSVIWWNSQHQPPSITMGKSAMDGAFLWPLLAATLGFTLIFAGVVLARMRAILADQQAEARLRRKAMSEAAF